The Takifugu flavidus isolate HTHZ2018 chromosome 16, ASM371156v2, whole genome shotgun sequence genome contains the following window.
AAGAGACACAGGGCCGAGTCCCTCCCGTCTCCGTCTCGCAGCCTGCAGGAGAAGTTGCATCATCCCCAGGCGTGGAGCATTTCCACCTTGGGTCAATATTTAGCACCTCCCCACTTTTTGGGACGGACTTTGTCCCCTCTGTGTTAGACGGGCCAGCATCTGACATGGCCGAATCCATTATTCACGCCATTGTTTTACCGCGCCGCGGCGATGAGGGACAATGGTAGGCACGCTGGTTGCCATAGGCGAGCCGGGGCTTCTGGGAACAGCTGATAGCAGCGTGTGGGCTTTGCCTTTGCGGTGTCATATCTGCCGGGTCACTGACACTGCGAGGCAACGTATCAACCAACGTTGTTTATAGCAACCGTTGTCATGTTACCCTGGCTGCATTTCCCCCCAGTACCTCGCTGACAGGCTCTGCTTCGGACGTTTGCCATCTTCGGTTTGCGTCGTTGTCTCCAAACGAGCTAGAGGTTGGGCCGACCCTTGACCCCTACGGCAGATTTGATGGGACCATTAAGAGGTTTTGTCTGTGTTCTTGCCGTAATTAAACTACCCTTGTTTTTAATTTCGCTTCTCGTTCGGTATCAGCCTGTGGTCGCGTGACGATGGGCAGAATACAAATGAGATGAGAGACAGATGGGCTTTATCCGTATTTGCATGAGCGCCTGAACGCTGGGGTCAGGCTACGGGTTGCAGAGCCTTCTGTTTCCGCCACACGTCCACGCTCCTGCCAGCCGTCGCCACAGAGCCAGAGAACACGGCGTGGCACAAAAGCTTGCCTGTGCATGGGAAACCATGGCGATGAGCTGTGATCTACTTGAATTCATCTGTCTGAGAGAAAAACATCTTTCTGGGAGGAAAGAGGTAGCGGCGAATCCAGTCCCTGGGGGTGTCTGGTCCGAccgggatttctgtcctaccaggtagccAACGCTTGGACCTGGGGTCCCACTGtctctgcctggtaggacagaaaacccggctggaccGAGTCCCGAGGGGACTAGATTTAGGCACCCCTGCTACATCTTTTCTCCCAAAAAGATGTTATTCTTTCAGAAAGGTAAATTCACGAGGGCATCGGGAACATTTACGAATGCCGTAGTCGAAGCACAAGTGATTGCAGTGGAACGTGACCAACCTTTGCATGATAACGTGCGTCGGTCCAGCTCTGTAGAAACAGCTTGTACAAAAGGCCTTGGGAAGAGCTGGTGCGCGGCTATCAGTCGCGACATGTGACGCTCAGACAAACGCCTTGTGACGCGGCGTTTTTATGGAAACGCTGACCTTTTCCAGCCGTCACTGCTCTGTTGCATAAAACACTGCGCGCGGCTAAATAAAACTTTTTCCATGTGGTCTATCGGTCTCAAAATAGGCAGATCAACAATCCTTTGAGCGTTCTAGAACCTTCTGTGTTGGCCTCAATAGAAAAATGAGTTGAAGACTTGACGTTTCCCCAACATCCAGGAACGGTGCGGTCGGCAAACGTGTGTTGGGGTGTAAATATACGAGCTTGCGCTCTGCTGCTTGAATCCCGGCCTCTTTTTAAGCCCGCTGTTTGGTTTCCCGCGTCCTTTTTGCTTTTATGCTTTccatgtttgtatttttaagttTACGCTGTAATTCGCTGCACAAAATGTGCCAGTACATCCAGAGCAAAGGTCCGGTCCAGCTGCGTGCTGGGTGGAGGAAGACCTTGCTTGATTTGTGTTGTCTCGCCAGGAAGCCGGTGGCTAATGAGGCATTTCTCCTCtgagctgaagaagaggaagtgggGGCCACCCTTGAGCAGCACAGATCAGAAGCTTTGAAGAGCTGATCCGGACTGAGTCTCGTTTGCTCAGAGGTCACTGTGGCGGCTAATAAAGTTGTTCAGTTTATGTCAGGAATTATCGCCCTAGCAGATCCGGATGCAGAGGAAAGGGGATCCTTCCCATCATCGTAAGGTGATTTGAGGAGAATCTTCCTCGCTCTTTGGGTGTACGTGACGTGAGCCCGGTTCTGTTTCACACGATCATTAGCAAACGGCCCTTCTGTGCGTGTTGCCAGCAGTAACAGTAGGTTCTTTTAGCCCCAAACTTCCATTCCAACTTTCCGTAAAGAGGGATAACTCGGGCGCTACAGTACAGTTGGCCTCCGTGGCTGCGAGGCCTTAAATTTTAAACCGGGCGACGTCAGCCTGAGTCAGAGCCACACCAAGGATGTGACGGTGTTTCCATGTTAAAGACTGGTCAGTACACTCATATCTTGTGTTGTGGTCTGGCTCAAAGTCTCGCCCACGCAGCTACAGTCATCCAGCTGTTGGGTCGCTCCCTACGCTGGAATAATGGCATCAACTCAAGCAAAGAAAGGAGAACTCTGCTTGGAGATCTGGTTTTATAACCCCTCCCCAAATTATGTCATGAGTAGTTTGTTGTTATAGACGACGGCGTTTATTTAGCTTTAAGTCGATGTGATCCCCCAATTTAACACGCCGCTATTGAGTATGAAAATATTCAGATTGTTGATTGATTTCCCGTAGCCGTTTTTATCTACAGTAATAAAAGTAGAAGCAGCAGTAAAGGCATTCCATATGCTGATTTTGTCCcactcccatcatgcacctcTCCGCTCGTCATCATATCCCACCGGTTAGTTTGTGTTGCGCCCATTTCCCTGACTTCAGCTGCCCGGCCTATACATGGCAGGAACCCCGGCCCTCGTGCATATTTGTCCAGGAGACGGGGAGAGGCATTGCGGCTATGACGTTGCCATGGTTGCCCTCTTTCCAGCAGACATTCCTGCTGGGTGCCTGTGCAGGAGGAGCACGGCTGCGGCGCTTCACACGTCGTCAGTTCCTTATTCGGTCAAAGTGTGCCTCGAAGTTGCCGAGCGGCCCGCCCAATTTAGAATATGAAACGGGAGAGGTGAAGGATCGAGACCGCAGCGGCGCTAAATTTAGGCAGCGAGCGGCGACTGGGAAGGTCTGAACAGCATCTATTGTGCTCAGCGGCCGACTGGCATGAGCTGGGAATCACGTGCGACGGCGGGAACGCGTAACACAGATGAGAGGGATGAGGTGGTAGAAATACTGGCGCTctgatcctgcagctcctgtctgcttttttgtctttgttttattgcCTACTTGTAAAATGTTATTGAGCCCGGTAAAAAGTGCACACGTCTTCAAGTGTGTCCATGAAGTGCTCGCGCTCACATGACACGAAGCCTCCCGCTTAGTGTCAGGGGAGGTGATAAAGTACGACTTCACGTTGTCTGCAGGGAGGAAAGTGTTTTACTTTCACCCTGGACAGACCAGGTCTGATTGTTCTGCCACTTCCAGAACTCCAAGATAACATCCTGCTCGGGCCGTGACTCACGGGCCGCTGTGTGTTTGTATTAAACCAACAGGCGTGTGTTGACTCACGGTCCTTCCATTCAGCCCATAAAGAGCTGGATAACCTGCCGGCCTCTGATCTTCTTGTGCCTGACATTAATAATTTCCTTTGCCTCTGGAAATGTCCGAAACATCTGTGTACGATGTGACTCATTCTAACACCAGGTAAAAGCTGCAGTTTCTGACGGTGTTGGAATCAGTCCGCCGCTTTGAGTCCTTATTTTTAACTGCCGTACCTTGTTTACGTTTAAAAAGCCCCGGCTGGGGTGTTTTAATGGGATCCCCACCCTCTCCCTGGCCTGGCCAAACGCCTAGAACATTATCCGGAgagatttgtgttgttttctgttttcgaAGGTTCTCCGCGGGCGCTTCTGTAATTGTGGTGCGAGGGGGGGGCTAAATAAAACTCCTTTGGAAACATTGAGTGGGATGCGTGCGTCCACGCCAGCGCCAGGCTTCGGCCCGCGCTCCACGGACGTTATTCGGCATCACCTCCACCCTCGCAGGTTGAGCGCCGCGTCGCCGGCAGCGGAAATGCTGCGCCGCTCGGCGTCGTTCTCCAACCCAAACAAAGCACTTTGCAGGGAGTAACAGGACATTTCTGGAATagtttctccctcctccctgcgtgcccatcccccccccccacactcttGCAGAGAGGCCCACAGTAAGGGCCGAGGGAGGAAGAACCAAGCCTGTGAAGCTCTATCTCACCTCCTCGTCCCTAATTGGCGTTTATTACAGCCGTTTCTCTGTCGTGGGGATTAACGCTACTTGTgatcttccctccctccctgttttATGTCTCTGTCAAGcgggcctcctctgcctgcGGAGAGATCTGAGGGTAACAGAAAAGCAGCGGCGCGCCTGGAGTGCGAGGGCAAAGAATGAAATGTCTGTTTCAGCTGCAGCGGCCTTCATCTCGGCCACTCGAGGCTCTTAAAGATGAGCCCAGCCGTGGTTTCGCTTTTGTATTCCGGCACAAAAGCGGCTCGCTTCTTTCTGCTTGCCTGTGAATCTGTAATCCCGTCTGAGGCGTCTCGCCGTTACTGCGGGCGCTCTCTGGGTCTGTCCAGGTAAACGCGCTAATTGGGTCATTTTCAGAACATCAGCCGGTAACGGCACCAAAGTGTGATGAACGCGTCCCGAACAAAGCcgtatttttgaaataaaattgaATCATATACAGTTAAAGAAGCCTTTCTTTAGCCAAACAAAGGCTGTGATCTAATCCAAGATATTGAATTcagagggggggcagcagcatcagcagtacAATGGGAGCCAGAACGCGGATCAAAGGAGCCATCCCGCTGGCTGCCACACAGGACAACAGCAGCCCGCCTGTCTGAGAGGGCGGGGGTGACCTTACGCTCCAGAAAAACCCACTGTTGGGGTCAGAAAGTACAGATGTTGGTGCAAAACATTCCAGCCAGTGACTTTAACAgctggatgcagaggcaagaatGTAAGAAtgtgggtggggaggggagcACGGTTTTGTGGATCTGCTCCAGAGCTCTTATACTCGAGTGGCCTCCACACGCGTCTACGTCCCTGGGTGAGGAGCACAGCTGAGCACAGCTAATGTGGCCCCGAGATCCGACGGTCTTCGTCCCATTTGGCTCCAGACGGAGGTACGCGAGATGTCCGTTTGCTGCCCCGAGCCTTCGGATTTGGCCCCGTTGTTGGTCCGGTTGCTCCACGTTCCATCGTTGCCGTTTGAGAGGCCCCCTGGATTGGTACTCGCCTCGGGAGTCTCCTGGAACCAGGAGGAAGTGCGCTGGAGCGTTGAGGGCAGGGGTTCAGCTGGAGTATCTCCTCAAGAGCAGACCGTGCTGCGCATGAAAGAGCCATTGTCTGGGACGGGCCGGCGCTCCAGTACTGGCTTCCAGAACATTCTTGCAGCAGCGCTTTGGTGTCTCTTACTCCTGCAGGTATCTTATGTCTCTTGATGTGGACCGGGCTTTTAAAGGGCTGTGTTAAATGGAACAATCGTGGAGTGTGTGAGGATTCCACCCTCTCTGTGAGGCGtccatgtttgttttggttgctCAGGAACACGACGTGCCGACAGTTGATCTGCTCCTaacttgctgtgtgtgtttgttcaagGCGGGGAGCGATGGAGAAAGCATCGGGAACTGCCCTTTCTCTCAGAGGCTCTTCATGATCCTGTGGCTCAAAGGAGTGGTGTTCAACGTCACCACGGTGGATCTCAAGAGGTGAATCCCAGCTTTCCATAATCTCTCATCTTTTTGTCTGCGATTGAACAAATCGTCGACCAAAATGTTAAAATTCAGTCGGCTCAGCCCCATAAATGGGCTctatttacattatttacatCTCCTAtcgattgtttgtttgtttttaaggcAGAAGACAGATTTGCGGGACTCCTCTGAAGCCTATTTAGCTGTATGACGTCTCACTGCTTCCACGCTGCTTATTTGGCTTTCCCATGACCTTTTTCCAGGCTGACGAAACCTAAACACACAGACGCTAGACGGCTTATTTTAgctcccccaaccccccccacaccccccgaCTTCCTGGATGAGAATATTTTTGTCAACttgtataaataataaaaaagagaatcttcTATAGGAGATCTTTTTAGCAGTGTATTTGCACATACGTAGTCTTTTGTTTGTAGGGAAATCTTGACCGTAACCTCTAAATGGAGGCGATGGGACTTCCTGTGTGGCCGTATCATGTTACCAGCCACTCATCAAACAGGCCTTTGTCCAGCTGGAGTTGCTCCTTTGCAcctattttattatttcagagGCTTCTATCATCACTAAATGTGTAGTAAACAGCAGATGACATATTTTTTATAGTAtttcgtttaaaaaaaaatgatcacGTGTTTCACTGTCGCGCCTGTTTGCCTTCTCGGTTCTTTCAGGTCACGGCTGCTGGGGTAATATTTGTTATTTCCTAGGCTGGGAGCTTGTTCTCAGGACTGTTCTGATATTATTGGCTGTATGGGCCACTTCCTCCCTGCATGTGGTGGGAACAATTTCCCTTCTTTTCTTGTGTGCCAGGACTGTGGACatcgccccccacccccccgttaAACTCGGGTCACACCAGCCGCTCTGTTAACGTTCATAGGTCACAGACTGATACGGGGTGTGCTCCGTTCATTTTGTTCCGTTTACTTAGAACAGTAGAAGCTTCAAAcaatagaaaataaaagcaggataAACGGCAGGGAGACATGAAAGGATGGATTCACTCTTCCATGGAGATGGAAGAGCCCGCAGGGTGACATCATCTGGGATGGTTCCAGTTGTTTGTCtccctctgtgctgcagctggatcTCTTAATATTATCTAGAAGGCACAGATTTGGTATCTACACTGGAGACCTTGTGTTTTATATGAAGAACACAGAATGTTCTTGTTCTAACAGATTAGTTTGTGTTTACTGAAGCTGTATTAAAGGGAAGCTCAACTTCCCTGAGCGAAATTAGTTGTGTAATAAAGTGTAAAAGTGAAGAGATGACTTTATCTTGGGAAAACCTTTATCATAAGCTCTgatgtccttttttaaattacaaatgCTGCTGGATTAAGCATTTCCATGACACTGCTAACAGGGTCCCATCAGTCGACGCTGTTGTTGCCACGTGGGCGTGTTTTTCCACGTCTTATTTGTTGCCTTCACACTCTTCCTTCAGCACATGCTCATTTTTGCCTGCGCCTGCTGGTGTCATCCGCCTGCCGGGGACATCTGGTACAAAATGTGCAGGATTGAAGGCTGCTGAGAGACGCACGTGCAGCGAGACACGGTTTAGACTGAGGGCCGGACGATTAGAGGAGCGTCCAGAGttaaaaagcacaaacatgTATTATTAAAACGATGACGGCCAGTTTCCACCAGTGATCTGAAGCAGCTGCACTTCTCTTCCAGGAAGCCCGCGGACCTCCAGAACCTGGCGCCGGGCACGCACCCTCCGTTCATCACTTTTAACGGCGAGGTCAAGACGGACGTCAACAAGATCGAAGAGTTCCTGGAGGATGTCCTCTGCCCACCCAAGTGAGCATCATGGTGACACCAACGTGCCGCTCCGCCCGGCCTGACGTGCTAAATGTCACGGCGGAGTTTAACCCAGGCGCTTTCAAAAATATCGCCGATGCCATGGAGACGATACGTCCTATGAGGGCGTGTCTTCAGGATCTGTGTGTGACCCTTGTGTGCAGGTACATCAAGCTGGCTGCAAGACACCCAGAGTCCAACACGGCTGGGATGGACATCTTTGCCAAGTTTTCAGCCTTCATTAAGAACCCGAGACCAGACGCAAATGAAGGTACGTTGAGGgaagtttttaaaataaatgtcagtATTGTAGCTTTTTCACCCACGCGCAGCCTttttaaacaacaaaactaaCCTTTCCCCTCCTGGCAGAAGatgattaaaatagaaaataactGGATTATATACCTGGCGATGTGTTTACGGCGGCGATAAAAATTCCAAGATACTGTTTCGTGCTGCTGGCTGCGCTCCACCCTGTGAAAATATTGAATGTTGGCTCGCTGGATGTAAAACTCAATGACCCAATCTGGATCAGTGGTAATTGTTCGCCACAAACGTTGTATTGTGCATTCAGGTATGGACTTGCTGACTCATTAAGACATTTTTGACACATACTGGAACAGTTAAGTGTAAATTATTAATCAGTAGGGTGTAAGTGTTATTTCTTCTTTGGATATTTCTTGTACTACGTCACGCCTGTTTCACAACCCTGTTGTAGTTCTGCCTAGAAGGTTTCCGCGTGAAATGCTGCCCCCGTGCGGCCGGATAATATATTGCAGCTCAAAATAACGTCAATTCTGCTTGAAGGGGCTTATCACGTCCATGATATCAAGTCAAAGCGATGCTTTCTTTACGTATTTCAGCGCTCGAGCGTGGCCTTCTGAAGACGCTGCAGAAACTGGACGATTACCTTCGCTCCCCTCTGCCCGACGAGATCGACCACAACAGCATGGAGGACATCAAAGTCTCGCGCCGTAACTTCTTGGACGGGGACGAAATGACGCTGGCGGACTGCAACCTGCTGCCCAAGCTGCATATAGTCAAGGTAGGTTTGCAGAACCAGGTTCCCCCTGCCTCGGAAACCACCGAGCTTGAGTCTAACTGAACACTGAGAATCTGTCTTGTTGGTTTTCTTGGCTGAACGTTTGACGCTCGCTGACGTCGGGTAATTCTTCCCCAGGTGGTGGCCAAGAAGTACAGAGGCTTCGACATCCCCAAAGAGATGACGGCGGTGTGGAAGTACCTGAACAACGCCTACAGGCGGGAAGAGTTCACCAACACCTGCCCCAGCGACAAGGAGATCGAGATCGCCTACGAAGACGTGGCCAAGCGGCTGGTCAAATAAGACCCGCCCACCCTCGACGCCCTTCAATCCTCCCCCTCTAACCTTTTCATTTACACGCCCTTCATCCCCTCTGCCAAGCCGCCCTGGGACTGATGAGAGAAAGAAATAACCAAACAAAGAAACTCCACCCTGgacttcttttccttctcactTCTGATTTTTACTGACGCCTCTTTAGTAGATTCACGATTGTTCCGTCACTAAATACTGAAAAATCCGAAGGATGTTGAGCAGCCAGACGTGAAGTGCTTATCGCTGACGGGAAGCTGGGGGGGGCTCCTCAAAAATAAGTGACCTTTAAACTGGTTTTCCCTCAAATTCTGGGGAGAAGCCAGAGCTGATTTGTGTGTTGAtttgctgttgtctgtttcACGTCCTGCTACAAAAGCAACACTGAGAAgctgtttggttttttccctCCCGTCTTATCGAGATGTAAACAGTGTTGACGGGTTTAAGCAGAATCCAAACCGTCTAAATGagctttattttaatgttgAGCATTTTCtttaatatatacataaaatCACAACTGCAGGTGGAGCGACCTGCTGACTTAGCTTCACTTCCTCGAAGTTCTCGGACAGATGTAGCACGTTTCTCGCCGCGTTGCCGTCACTCGTTTGGACTTCTTTCTCTCTGGCCGCGTTTAACTGTAGCAGCAGTTTGGATCACAAACCAAACGGGGGCCACGTCAGCTGGGGCCCTGTTGTCCGTCTCTtcagaagtgggggggggcacgctaAAGATATTTAGATAAGATATTTAGCATCCGAGGAGCGTGGCAACGGAACCGGGTCAAATTTCgctttctcctccctccatggATGATTTAATCTGGTAGCTAGCGAATGTAGGACGTATTTACTCCATAAAGTGCTTTAGCGGAGACGAGGCAGGACTTGTTCCGGTCTTCAGTTTTTGGTTTTGAATGAAACTCcatcaaacaaagaaaaataaaccacgAAGGAattgtaaatatttttgttttgccTGCTCAGAATTCTACGTGTACATTTTTAAGGTGGGTTTTTGGGGCAGACGGGCCGTTCCTCGCCTGCTCGGGTTCCAGACCAAACGCCTCCTCTTTGCCTTATTTGAAGTTTTCATTTCATGACAGCGCCAGATTGatgtataaataaaatatcaaagctATGtcattgccttttttttttttttttaacttgactGATTTCAAATAAAATTCTTCACTCTCACTTTTTGGCCCTCTGTTCCTCCCACCCCACTGTTTCCTCTTTACCCCCTGCTGGGGTCTGTCCCTGTGCTCCccaggtgacagacaggaacacacacacacacacacacacacacacacgccaagaAGCAATTTAGAGTCcaatcaacctaatgtgcaCGAAAATTGTTTGCAGAAGATTTGCATTcctcttttctgcccccccaccccaaaaaccCCTGAGGCAGAGCATGTTCCTTTACAGCGCCGAAGCTCTGTCTCATCttggtgcccccccaccccccaccccaccccttgATACCCTCTGGCTGTCATCTTAATGATGTTTCTCCATTTTCCAATCTTCGGCATAAACAAGTCTATTCTGCGGAGCTGAGCTCAGCCAGAGTTtcacaggaagggggggggggattttgggTGCTTTCCAGATCATTAAGGTTTCATGTTTCAGCCCCACACCCTCTGCTGTCTGACACCCCCATGTGTAATTCATCGACAAGACTGCGCgagcatgtgtgggtgtgggtgtgtgtgtgtgtgtgtgtgtgtgtgtggggggggggcaaaaacatGACTGGCTGTTATTCAGACCACACACCCATTACAAGCAGAGTGAGTGTATTAGTGTAATTGGGTAATGAAGGTGAGCTAGGAGGAGTattgttgagtgtgtgtgtgtgtgtgtgtgtgtgtgtgtgtgtgtgtgtgtgtgtgtgtgtgtgtgtgtgtaggctccCAACACAAGAGGGAGCCAACAAATCAGCTAAGCCATGGACGCACACAGGTCCAGTCTCTGTCTGGGCCGGTCTGTCTTGGTCCAGATGGAAAATCCTCCAGCACGCGCACCCAGGAGGACGATCCTCGCCTTTGATCACTGGCGTCCGCCGCCATTCTTTCACTTTAACAGGTTAATCAATCAAACGTGTGTTTTTCAGGGCTGAAATGCTCGCTGGAGCCTTTTCTGTTTGGCCCCGGCTCTGTCTCCAGTGG
Protein-coding sequences here:
- the clic4 gene encoding chloride intracellular channel protein 4 isoform X1 gives rise to the protein MSVCCPEPSDLAPLLVRLLHVPSLPFERPPGLVLASGVSWNQEEVRWSVEGRGSAGVSPQEQTVLRMKEPLSGTGRRSSTGFQNILAAALWCLLLLQAGSDGESIGNCPFSQRLFMILWLKGVVFNVTTVDLKRKPADLQNLAPGTHPPFITFNGEVKTDVNKIEEFLEDVLCPPKYIKLAARHPESNTAGMDIFAKFSAFIKNPRPDANEALERGLLKTLQKLDDYLRSPLPDEIDHNSMEDIKVSRRNFLDGDEMTLADCNLLPKLHIVKVVAKKYRGFDIPKEMTAVWKYLNNAYRREEFTNTCPSDKEIEIAYEDVAKRLVK
- the clic4 gene encoding chloride intracellular channel protein 4 isoform X2, encoding MWTGLLKGCVKWNNRGVCEDSTLSAGSDGESIGNCPFSQRLFMILWLKGVVFNVTTVDLKRKPADLQNLAPGTHPPFITFNGEVKTDVNKIEEFLEDVLCPPKYIKLAARHPESNTAGMDIFAKFSAFIKNPRPDANEALERGLLKTLQKLDDYLRSPLPDEIDHNSMEDIKVSRRNFLDGDEMTLADCNLLPKLHIVKVVAKKYRGFDIPKEMTAVWKYLNNAYRREEFTNTCPSDKEIEIAYEDVAKRLVK
- the clic4 gene encoding chloride intracellular channel protein 4 isoform X3, with protein sequence MSLSVPQNGVKADNEPLIELFVKAGSDGESIGNCPFSQRLFMILWLKGVVFNVTTVDLKRKPADLQNLAPGTHPPFITFNGEVKTDVNKIEEFLEDVLCPPKYIKLAARHPESNTAGMDIFAKFSAFIKNPRPDANEALERGLLKTLQKLDDYLRSPLPDEIDHNSMEDIKVSRRNFLDGDEMTLADCNLLPKLHIVKVVAKKYRGFDIPKEMTAVWKYLNNAYRREEFTNTCPSDKEIEIAYEDVAKRLVK